From the Lathyrus oleraceus cultivar Zhongwan6 chromosome 4, CAAS_Psat_ZW6_1.0, whole genome shotgun sequence genome, one window contains:
- the LOC127137323 gene encoding uncharacterized protein LOC127137323 encodes MTEIFVDTLKDPFFDRLVSSSASDFAHLVTIGDRIEKGLRDGKIPGVVAVPSAPKKYSRGFEKKRKGETNAISRGYKGKQQASYGQVAAVVPIPYQQHMQQQQVYQPQHQQHCQQQNTAPPRQFKPRPPRKQLDPLPVPYSQIFPYLQKDGLLTLRELKPTIFPYPPGYDANAHYEFHMGAPGHTLENCFAFQNRVPDLIEAKAVSFTPRHPNVNTNPMPTHKDASISAIEESNQGKLILKVEEIQTPIVRIRAQLLKSGLISEELVDEENNKRLRNFIQQMLDQGELHINHRVKSKGEKEIAVVDIPYDEVNVEIPISPLVIEFPTSFAYEDEKAVPWIYQPRASKQGQEDQPLVINEPNVTSIVGPTGMTRNGRVFAPRTADTSAKAKGKEADVQIPVPNQEIQGMHLSPKVVVTREEAEEFLRIIKKSDYKVVDQLH; translated from the coding sequence ATGACTGAAATATTTGTGGACACGCtgaaggacccattctttgatAGATTGGTGAGTAGTTCAGCGTCCGACTTCGCGCATCTAGTCACAATCGGAGATCGCATAGAAAAAGGGTTGAGGGATGGAAAGATTCCAGGAGTTGTGGCAGTCCCTAGCGCACCGAAAAAGTATTCTAGAGGCTTcgaaaagaaaagaaaaggtgAAACAAACGCTATATCCAGAGGCTATAAGGGGAAGCAACAAGCTTCATATGGCCAAGTCGCCGCCGTGGTACCCATACCTTATCAACAACACATGCAGCAACAACAAgtgtatcaaccacaacatcaacaacattgTCAACAACAAAACACCGCGCCACCAAGACAATTCAAGCCAAGGCCTCCAAGAAAGCAACTTGATCctctaccagtaccttatagCCAGATATTCCCATATCTGCAAAAGGACGGCCTTCTGACATTGAGGGAGCTAAAACCGACTATTTTTCCATATCCACCCGGATACGATGCTAACGCCCATTATGAGTTTCACATGGGAGCGCCCGGTCATACCTTGGAGAATTGTTTCGCATTTCAAAATCGGGTACCAGACTTGATCGAAGCAAAGGCTGTCTCCTTCACTCCGAGACACCCGAACGTGAACACCAATCCCATGCCAACACATAAGGATGCTTCCAtcagtgccattgaggagagtAATCAAGGTAAATTGATCCTCAAGGTTGAAGAAATTCAAACCCCTATCGTCAGGATAAGAGCACAATTGCTGAAGAGTGGTCTAATCTCGGAAGAGCTAGTTGATGAAGAGAACAATAAAAGGTTGAGgaattttatacaacaaatgctgGATCAAGGCGAGTTACATATAAATCACCGTGTCAAGAGCAAGGGAGAGAAAGAGATAGCCGTGGTGGACATCCCTTATGATGAAGTTAATGTGGAAATACCTATAAGCCCATTGGTGATAGAGTTTCCAACATCGTTCGCGTATGAGGATGAGAAGGCGGTCCCGtggatatatcagcccagagcttCTAAGCAAGGGCAGGAAGACCAACCTTTGGTTATCAATGAACCAAACGTCACCTCGATTGTGGGGCCGACAGGAATGACACGTAATGGCCGAGTGTTCGCGCCAAGGACTGCTGATACTTCTGCAAAGGCTAAAGGGAAGGAAGCTGATGTCCAGATCCCCGTCCCTAATCAAGAAATACAAGGCATGCACCTGTCTCCTAAAGTTGTAGTCACTCGTGAAGAGGCCGAGGAATTTTTGaggataatcaagaagagtgattataaaGTGGTGGATCAACTGCATTAA